In Dyadobacter sp. NIV53, a single window of DNA contains:
- the rsfS gene encoding ribosome silencing factor: MKQRKNKELSSKDLSELVAKGMTEKKGLDIAILDLRKVKNSITDFFVICSGNSDTQIDALANSVEDEVYKSSNIDPWQKEGKANGEWILIDYVDVVAHIFNKDRRKHYDLEELWGDAEVTYLEDSVV; encoded by the coding sequence ATGAAACAACGCAAAAATAAGGAACTATCATCAAAAGATCTCTCCGAGCTTGTAGCTAAAGGAATGACAGAAAAGAAAGGGCTTGATATAGCAATTCTGGATCTCAGAAAAGTAAAAAATTCAATAACCGATTTTTTTGTAATTTGTTCGGGAAACTCCGACACACAGATAGACGCTTTGGCCAATTCGGTTGAAGACGAAGTATATAAATCATCAAATATCGACCCCTGGCAAAAAGAAGGAAAAGCGAACGGTGAATGGATACTTATTGACTATGTGGATGTTGTAGCTCACATTTTCAACAAAGACCGGAGAAAGCATTATGACCTGGAAGAGCTCTGGGGAGATGCAGAAGTAACTTACCTCGAAGATAGCGTGGTATAA
- a CDS encoding NAD(P)/FAD-dependent oxidoreductase: MRIVIIGGGASGFMAAITAAETFPDASIIILEKNKTVLNKVRISGGGRCNVTHKPSELRFFIKNYPRGEKLLRKLLHHFDSQATVNWFEKRGVSLKTEADGRMFPISDSSHTIIECMLKAAKKLNITIRTSTGVKSFTNQKDNIFNIFLENDEILHADKLLIATGGYPKLSSFEWISKHDIITPFPSLFTFNTPDNYLLPLAGVSVQDAVVKINSTKYDWRGPVLITHWGFSGPAVLKLSAWGARDLAEKDYRFSCKINWVPDLNDQQVREFLIGEKTKTPKQLITSHARFGIPARLWKAFAEQAEVTDGLIWSEASHKVLNRMTDLLTNSQFNVNGKTTFKEEFVTCGGISLSEVNPETLESLKIPGLFFAGEVLDVDGITGGFNFQNAWTTGYVAGKEIGK; the protein is encoded by the coding sequence ATGCGTATTGTTATTATTGGAGGCGGAGCTTCGGGTTTTATGGCAGCTATCACAGCCGCAGAAACTTTTCCTGATGCAAGTATCATTATTCTGGAAAAAAATAAAACTGTCCTTAACAAGGTTAGGATATCTGGTGGAGGTCGATGCAACGTCACACATAAACCTTCAGAGCTTCGATTTTTTATTAAAAATTATCCCCGCGGAGAAAAATTGCTTAGAAAACTGCTTCATCATTTTGATTCGCAGGCAACGGTAAACTGGTTTGAAAAACGCGGTGTAAGCTTAAAAACAGAAGCAGACGGAAGAATGTTTCCAATTTCTGACTCTTCCCATACCATCATTGAGTGCATGTTAAAAGCAGCCAAAAAACTAAATATTACGATCAGGACCAGTACAGGGGTAAAGTCTTTTACTAATCAAAAAGATAATATTTTTAACATATTTCTGGAAAATGACGAGATTTTACATGCAGATAAATTATTAATTGCAACGGGAGGTTATCCCAAATTAAGCAGTTTTGAATGGATCAGCAAGCATGATATAATTACTCCATTTCCATCTTTATTTACCTTTAATACACCTGACAATTATTTACTTCCGTTGGCAGGCGTTTCGGTACAGGATGCTGTTGTTAAAATTAATAGCACCAAATATGACTGGCGTGGGCCGGTACTCATTACACATTGGGGATTTAGCGGGCCGGCCGTATTAAAACTTTCAGCCTGGGGCGCGCGCGATCTGGCTGAAAAAGATTACCGGTTTAGTTGTAAAATCAACTGGGTGCCGGATTTGAATGATCAGCAGGTAAGAGAATTTCTAATTGGGGAAAAAACAAAAACACCTAAACAATTAATCACTTCCCATGCACGCTTTGGAATTCCTGCAAGATTGTGGAAAGCTTTTGCAGAACAGGCAGAAGTTACCGACGGATTAATCTGGTCCGAAGCTTCACACAAAGTATTAAACCGAATGACCGACCTTCTGACAAACAGCCAGTTTAACGTAAATGGTAAAACTACATTTAAGGAAGAATTTGTAACCTGTGGCGGTATATCACTTTCAGAGGTCAACCCTGAAACACTTGAAAGCCTTAAAATTCCAGGATTATTTTTTGCCGGAGAAGTATTGGACGTAGATGGAATCACCGGTGGTTTTAACTTTCAAAATGCATGGACAACTGGTTATGTAGCAGGAAAGGAAATTGGCAAATAA
- a CDS encoding biotin--[acetyl-CoA-carboxylase] ligase — protein MYNSIYDSLNIGKKVIYLPSCHSTNDIAAELVHKGPVEEGTIVITDNQVGGRGQRGSKWYTEPSLNLTFSIILRPKFIPVAEQFLISQMAALAIYDYFSFYTNEVKIKWPNDIYISDKKISGTLIENSIQGASISYSIVGIGININQVNFSNPRSTSLALITGSMASLEVEFSKLVHSLDAGYLRLKSKLQQDHIRLSYLRHLHGYQQTISFLLKNEIVKGTVTDITKSGRLCIKFEGKNEIQEFGLKEIEFLWDK, from the coding sequence TTGTACAACTCTATATACGATTCCTTAAATATTGGTAAAAAGGTGATTTATCTGCCATCTTGTCATTCTACAAACGACATAGCGGCTGAATTAGTACATAAAGGTCCGGTGGAGGAAGGCACCATTGTCATAACAGATAACCAGGTTGGAGGCAGGGGACAAAGAGGATCAAAATGGTATACTGAGCCTTCCTTAAACCTGACTTTTTCCATCATTCTCAGGCCGAAATTCATTCCGGTTGCCGAACAATTTCTAATTAGTCAAATGGCAGCTCTGGCAATATATGATTACTTCTCTTTTTACACCAACGAAGTTAAGATAAAATGGCCTAATGATATTTACATTTCAGATAAAAAAATAAGTGGTACGCTCATTGAGAATTCGATTCAGGGAGCATCCATTTCTTATTCGATTGTTGGTATAGGAATCAATATTAACCAGGTGAATTTTTCAAACCCCCGATCCACTTCACTGGCTTTAATAACGGGCTCTATGGCTTCACTGGAAGTTGAGTTTTCTAAACTGGTACATTCGTTGGATGCCGGATATCTAAGACTGAAATCCAAGCTTCAACAGGACCATATCCGTTTATCTTACCTGAGACATCTGCATGGCTACCAGCAAACAATTTCGTTTTTATTAAAAAACGAAATTGTTAAAGGCACTGTAACTGACATTACCAAAAGCGGCAGGTTGTGTATAAAATTTGAGGGTAAGAATGAAATTCAGGAATTTGGTTTGAAAGAAATAGAGTTTTTGTGGGATAAATAA
- a CDS encoding aldehyde dehydrogenase family protein, whose protein sequence is MLDIQKVLDTLGIKPINNGVSTGLESWDGSSEILVSFSPVDGNKIAEINTTSRSDYDRVITSAQQAFKEWRVVPAPKRGDIVRQMGMELRQNKTELGTLVSYEMGKSLQEGLGEVQEMIDICDFAVGLSRQLYGLSMHSERTLHRMYEQWHPLGIVGIISAFNFPVAVWSWNAMLAWVCGDVCVWKPSEKTPLTAIACKNIIKAVLKRNNVPEGISGIVTGGREVGEWLAHDTRVPLVSATGSTHMGRLVGEAVGRRLGRSLLELGGNNAIIVTPSADLNIAIPGIVFGAVGTAGQRCTSTRRLIVHEDIYEEVKNRLVKAYAQLRIGNPLDENNHVGPLIDQLAVEQYETSVKKVKEEGGTFLIEPQILNGDEYASGCYVAPCIAEVSNEYHIVQHETFAPVLYLIRYETLEQAIEMQNNVPQGLSSAIFTLNIRESELYLSSSGSDCGIANVNIGTSGAEIGGAFGGEKETGGGRESGSDAWKAYMRRQTNTINYGDVLPLAQGIKFEIE, encoded by the coding sequence ATGCTTGATATACAGAAGGTTCTTGATACACTTGGCATAAAACCAATCAATAATGGTGTCAGTACAGGGTTGGAAAGCTGGGATGGAAGTAGTGAAATATTAGTGTCGTTTTCTCCGGTTGATGGAAATAAAATAGCAGAAATAAATACAACGTCAAGATCGGATTATGACAGAGTGATTACATCCGCACAACAGGCTTTTAAAGAATGGAGGGTGGTTCCTGCGCCTAAACGTGGTGACATTGTAAGGCAAATGGGAATGGAGCTCCGTCAGAATAAAACTGAATTGGGTACTCTGGTAAGTTATGAAATGGGGAAAAGCCTTCAGGAAGGCTTAGGCGAAGTTCAGGAGATGATTGACATTTGTGATTTTGCAGTAGGGCTCTCCCGGCAATTATATGGGTTGAGTATGCATAGTGAGCGTACACTGCATCGTATGTATGAACAATGGCATCCACTGGGAATTGTAGGAATTATTTCAGCATTTAATTTTCCGGTCGCCGTTTGGTCGTGGAATGCTATGCTGGCCTGGGTTTGCGGCGACGTTTGTGTATGGAAGCCATCCGAAAAAACACCACTGACTGCTATTGCCTGTAAGAACATTATAAAAGCTGTTCTTAAAAGAAATAATGTGCCCGAGGGTATTTCAGGTATTGTGACCGGTGGCAGGGAAGTAGGAGAGTGGTTAGCTCATGATACAAGAGTTCCGTTGGTTTCGGCAACCGGGAGTACGCATATGGGACGATTGGTAGGTGAGGCAGTTGGAAGAAGGTTAGGGCGTAGTTTGCTGGAACTGGGTGGAAACAACGCAATTATTGTTACACCTTCTGCAGATTTAAATATTGCAATTCCCGGAATTGTATTTGGTGCTGTCGGTACGGCCGGGCAGAGATGTACCTCTACCAGAAGGTTAATTGTTCATGAAGATATTTATGAAGAGGTAAAAAATCGATTGGTAAAGGCGTATGCACAACTACGGATAGGAAATCCGTTGGATGAAAATAATCATGTAGGCCCGCTTATTGATCAACTTGCGGTGGAACAATATGAAACTTCGGTGAAAAAAGTAAAGGAAGAAGGTGGTACATTTCTTATTGAACCACAAATATTAAATGGAGATGAATATGCATCAGGTTGTTATGTTGCACCTTGCATTGCGGAAGTCAGCAATGAATATCATATTGTACAGCATGAAACTTTCGCGCCTGTACTTTATTTGATCAGATACGAAACATTAGAGCAGGCGATCGAAATGCAAAATAATGTGCCGCAGGGATTATCATCAGCAATTTTTACCCTAAATATCAGAGAGTCAGAATTATATCTATCGTCTTCCGGGTCCGACTGCGGTATTGCCAATGTTAATATAGGAACTTCCGGAGCTGAGATCGGAGGGGCATTCGGTGGTGAAAAGGAAACCGGCGGTGGGCGCGAATCGGGTTCTGATGCTTGGAAAGCTTATATGAGACGCCAAACCAATACCATTAATTACGGTGATGTTTTACCTCTTGCACAAGGTATAAAGTTTGAGATAGAGTGA
- the ftsH gene encoding ATP-dependent zinc metalloprotease FtsH: MSENDNKRGPLSPKSPQKGYQGWIIAALIATILGITYLNRTSTVRETTQKRFEKMMADKEVARVTIVNDKSVEITLKPEVLKEDKYKVITKENNYFGGESASHYQFQVTSAETFKKDFDKMQEGIPDGDKAELVVDTRNDWTSFLGTWGFFIVMILVMYFILGRMSGGVGPGGQIFNIGRSRATLFDAENKVKITFNDVAGLDEAKEEIKEIVEYLQSPDKFKKLGAKIPKGALLVGPPGTGKTLLAKAVAGEAGVPFFSLSGSDFVEMFVGVGAARVRDLFKQAKEKAPCIIFIDEIDAVGRSRGRGGNMPGSNDERENTLNSLLVEMDGFATDSGIIIVAATNRPDVLDPALLRPGRFDRQISVDKPDVIGREAIFKVHLKPLKLSTDVNIQKLSSQTPGFAGAEIANVCNEAALIAARRNRDEVTMQDFQDAMDRVIGGLEKKNKLISPEEKEIVAYHEAGHAVAGWFLEHADPLVKVSIVPRGVAALGYAQYLPREQYLYRTEQLFDEMCMTLGGRAAEDVVFGKISTGALSDLERVTKLAYSMVTMYGMNDRIGNVSYYDSKQSDYSFTKPYSEATSQAIDEEVRKLIDQAYQFVKAMLFEKRDKLEVLAKELLEKEILFQADLEKLIGKRPFEKETSYQAYINRRSNEEAAIHEEVVKQTLEQDKALAKAKEEEMVAEDKDASND, translated from the coding sequence ATGTCTGAAAACGATAATAAGCGAGGGCCATTAAGTCCTAAAAGTCCCCAAAAGGGTTATCAGGGCTGGATTATTGCCGCTCTGATAGCTACTATACTGGGGATAACATACCTTAACCGGACATCAACGGTTCGGGAAACGACTCAAAAACGTTTCGAGAAAATGATGGCCGACAAAGAGGTAGCAAGAGTAACCATTGTAAATGATAAATCTGTTGAGATTACTCTGAAACCAGAAGTTCTTAAGGAAGATAAATACAAGGTTATAACGAAAGAGAACAATTATTTTGGAGGTGAATCGGCTTCTCATTACCAATTTCAGGTAACATCAGCAGAAACTTTTAAAAAGGATTTTGATAAAATGCAGGAAGGTATTCCTGACGGTGATAAGGCTGAACTTGTTGTAGACACAAGAAACGACTGGACAAGTTTTCTGGGAACCTGGGGCTTTTTCATTGTCATGATCCTTGTCATGTATTTTATTCTTGGCAGAATGTCAGGTGGTGTTGGACCAGGTGGCCAGATCTTTAATATCGGCCGTTCACGTGCGACACTTTTTGACGCTGAAAATAAGGTTAAAATTACTTTTAACGATGTTGCCGGCCTTGACGAAGCGAAAGAAGAGATCAAAGAAATTGTTGAATATCTGCAAAGCCCTGACAAATTCAAGAAACTCGGCGCTAAAATTCCGAAGGGTGCACTACTTGTAGGCCCTCCGGGAACTGGTAAAACACTTTTAGCCAAAGCAGTAGCTGGCGAAGCAGGTGTTCCTTTCTTCTCATTGTCTGGTTCTGACTTTGTTGAAATGTTTGTTGGTGTTGGAGCTGCACGGGTTCGTGATTTGTTTAAACAAGCTAAAGAAAAGGCTCCTTGTATCATCTTTATCGATGAAATTGATGCCGTTGGCCGTTCCCGCGGACGTGGTGGTAATATGCCAGGTTCTAATGACGAGCGTGAAAATACACTGAATTCACTTTTGGTTGAAATGGATGGTTTTGCTACCGATTCCGGTATCATCATTGTTGCAGCAACTAACAGACCAGATGTATTAGATCCGGCGTTACTTCGCCCGGGTCGTTTTGACCGCCAGATTTCAGTTGATAAACCGGATGTAATTGGTCGCGAAGCAATCTTCAAAGTTCATTTAAAACCTTTGAAATTATCTACTGATGTAAATATTCAGAAGTTATCTTCTCAGACTCCCGGATTTGCAGGGGCAGAAATTGCTAATGTTTGCAACGAAGCCGCTTTGATTGCAGCCCGTCGCAACAGGGACGAAGTAACTATGCAGGATTTCCAGGATGCAATGGACCGCGTTATTGGTGGATTGGAAAAGAAAAACAAACTGATATCTCCTGAGGAAAAGGAAATTGTTGCGTATCACGAAGCTGGTCATGCAGTAGCAGGCTGGTTCCTTGAACATGCTGATCCATTAGTGAAGGTATCAATTGTTCCCCGCGGTGTTGCAGCATTAGGTTATGCACAATATTTGCCAAGAGAACAGTATTTGTATCGTACAGAGCAGTTATTTGACGAAATGTGTATGACATTGGGTGGACGTGCCGCCGAAGATGTCGTTTTCGGAAAAATTTCTACCGGTGCATTGAGCGATCTTGAAAGAGTAACCAAACTGGCATACAGCATGGTTACAATGTATGGTATGAACGACCGGATTGGAAATGTTTCTTATTACGATTCAAAACAAAGTGATTATTCATTCACTAAACCATACTCGGAAGCTACATCACAGGCTATCGACGAAGAAGTCAGAAAACTGATCGATCAGGCCTATCAGTTTGTAAAAGCGATGTTGTTTGAAAAACGTGATAAGCTTGAAGTTCTTGCCAAAGAATTACTTGAAAAAGAAATTCTATTCCAGGCAGATCTTGAAAAATTAATTGGAAAACGTCCTTTCGAGAAAGAAACCAGTTATCAGGCTTACATCAACCGTCGTTCTAATGAAGAGGCTGCGATCCATGAAGAAGTAGTAAAACAAACATTGGAACAGGATAAGGCTTTGGCAAAAGCGAAGGAAGAAGAAATGGTTGCCGAAGATAAAGATGCTTCAAACGATTAA
- a CDS encoding saccharopine dehydrogenase C-terminal domain-containing protein, with translation MQKILVIGLGKVGSLVGTLLNKRFSVTGVDKMVSYIPLPFPVVIGDIGLPAFLDEILTGYDAVVSCMPYNLNLPIARKAYEAGIHYFDLTEDVATTTAIREMAKDSKGVMAPQCGLAPGFIGIVGSDLSKRFTKLRDIELRVGALPRYPNGLMGYSFTWSPAGVVNEYINDAEVIHNGARKMVPSLEGIEMINIEGQEFEAFSTSGGLGTMCETFEGRLDTLNYKTIRYPGHCSLMRFMLYELILKEKRELLEQILTEAKPPVQQDVVYVYAVVEGWKGAHLEREEFYRAYHPITIDDKHWRAISWTTAASIAAIVEMVANGTLLNSGFIKQEDISFDDFLKTENGKYFN, from the coding sequence ATGCAAAAGATTCTGGTGATTGGCTTAGGAAAAGTTGGTTCTTTAGTAGGAACACTATTAAATAAAAGATTTTCAGTGACCGGAGTTGATAAAATGGTTTCATACATTCCCCTGCCTTTCCCGGTTGTAATAGGAGATATTGGCCTGCCTGCATTTTTGGATGAAATTCTTACCGGTTACGATGCAGTTGTGTCATGTATGCCATATAATTTGAATCTGCCTATTGCACGAAAGGCATATGAGGCAGGGATTCATTATTTTGACCTGACAGAAGATGTTGCAACTACCACAGCCATTCGGGAAATGGCAAAAGATAGCAAAGGTGTTATGGCACCACAATGTGGCCTTGCTCCCGGATTCATTGGAATTGTTGGCAGCGATCTTTCCAAACGATTTACCAAATTAAGAGATATTGAGTTGCGCGTTGGTGCGTTGCCAAGATATCCTAATGGCCTGATGGGATATTCTTTTACATGGTCTCCGGCAGGGGTTGTAAATGAGTATATTAACGACGCAGAAGTAATTCATAATGGTGCCAGGAAAATGGTCCCGTCTCTCGAAGGCATTGAAATGATTAATATTGAAGGCCAGGAATTTGAGGCTTTCAGTACTTCCGGAGGCCTAGGTACAATGTGTGAAACTTTTGAAGGCAGGCTGGACACGCTTAATTACAAAACGATACGTTATCCGGGTCATTGCAGTCTGATGAGGTTTATGCTTTATGAGTTGATTCTCAAGGAGAAAAGGGAATTATTGGAGCAGATCCTGACCGAAGCTAAACCACCTGTACAGCAGGATGTAGTATATGTGTATGCGGTGGTAGAAGGCTGGAAAGGAGCACACCTGGAACGCGAGGAATTTTACCGAGCATATCATCCCATAACCATTGATGACAAACATTGGCGTGCTATATCCTGGACCACGGCAGCCTCAATTGCAGCTATAGTAGAAATGGTTGCAAACGGTACTTTGCTGAACAGTGGTTTTATCAAACAGGAAGATATTTCGTTTGATGATTTCCTGAAAACTGAAAATGGAAAATATTTTAACTAA
- a CDS encoding nucleotidyltransferase family protein — MHKIQVSTELSILINAALKDENDLPISVSRNELNWDSLMKLAKWHQVRPLLFDYLGKNRNMQVPEKYNQLLRDSTITQAVTNMSFLRTSIDFYEQLITSGVQAFLMKGALWAWMLYDKPGAREFGDIDYFINKHDIKDSLKILSRNGFEPDAYRTFLLEKRRIAELYLKTDYQLPLQPIDENTLQSLEIQWNSSYPRYCYSFTWDELTTRMMDFRVVNTSIKVPCMETQLLMMIVHHAGVEQWDKLKYVADFLRLLRLEAHRLDWNYISETSKSKGFHRLIMESLGLIREITGEDYLKYSPDSGHENYPDAQLMKNIIDHWENGRPVLKTKSWRIFKYNIRYRDRWKDKINIIFGHLAYLTEWQLLWQKFVWYRKKSF; from the coding sequence ATGCATAAAATCCAGGTTTCCACTGAATTGTCAATTTTAATCAATGCTGCTTTAAAAGATGAAAACGATCTGCCTATTTCTGTAAGCAGAAATGAACTAAATTGGGATTCTTTAATGAAACTGGCAAAATGGCATCAGGTAAGGCCATTGTTATTTGACTATCTGGGTAAAAACAGGAATATGCAGGTTCCTGAAAAATATAATCAGCTTCTAAGAGATTCTACAATCACACAGGCAGTTACCAATATGAGTTTTCTGCGCACCTCAATTGACTTTTATGAACAACTAATAACAAGCGGGGTCCAGGCTTTCCTGATGAAAGGCGCATTATGGGCCTGGATGTTATATGACAAACCTGGTGCAAGGGAATTTGGTGATATAGATTATTTTATTAATAAACATGATATTAAAGACAGCCTGAAAATTTTGTCACGCAATGGTTTTGAACCGGACGCCTATCGTACTTTTCTACTCGAAAAAAGGAGAATTGCAGAATTATACCTGAAGACGGATTATCAATTACCTTTGCAGCCCATCGACGAGAATACATTGCAATCTCTTGAAATTCAGTGGAATTCCAGTTATCCCAGATATTGTTACTCTTTTACATGGGACGAACTAACTACAAGAATGATGGATTTTCGTGTAGTAAACACAAGTATAAAGGTGCCTTGCATGGAAACCCAGCTTTTAATGATGATTGTTCATCATGCAGGAGTGGAGCAATGGGATAAACTTAAATATGTTGCTGATTTTTTAAGGTTGCTAAGGTTAGAAGCGCACCGCCTTGATTGGAATTATATTTCAGAAACAAGCAAATCAAAGGGATTTCATCGCCTGATCATGGAATCACTTGGTTTAATCCGTGAAATTACGGGGGAAGATTATTTAAAATATTCTCCGGATTCGGGCCACGAAAATTATCCGGATGCACAATTAATGAAAAATATTATTGATCACTGGGAAAATGGGCGTCCGGTGCTTAAAACCAAATCCTGGAGAATATTTAAATACAATATAAGGTATCGCGACCGCTGGAAAGATAAGATAAATATCATTTTTGGACATCTTGCTTATTTAACAGAATGGCAGCTTTTATGGCAAAAATTTGTTTGGTACAGAAAGAAATCTTTTTAA
- a CDS encoding aldose 1-epimerase — translation MPFEIFKQEFGELTEYIIQESTSGNRFVVIPELGGIVRQLSLRKGLTLYSVLKTPPTPNALTEDTQSASELLFPFASRIPEGKYTFLGKEYQLGKNEAGKTNAIHGLVRKQKFNFEKQSINQDSASIEFSFPLKDLEGYPFDVNFSVLYTLFSDGRFTLKYEATNTGTEPCPAMFGWHPYFLLGNEMTDAWKINIPSDHIVDFNNNMIPIGTKPFNYEQPMLLYRKVLDNCFIVKSETKSAVTELISDNQHITLRIEQETGEGKFNYLVIYTPPAKDCVAIEPLTGNVDAFNNGEGLNILAPGNSISGIITVSLF, via the coding sequence ATGCCTTTCGAAATATTTAAACAGGAATTTGGAGAACTTACTGAGTATATTATTCAGGAAAGTACATCAGGAAACCGCTTTGTTGTAATTCCTGAACTTGGAGGAATTGTACGCCAGCTTTCCCTCCGTAAAGGATTAACCTTGTATTCGGTACTTAAAACTCCGCCGACTCCAAATGCATTGACAGAAGATACACAAAGTGCAAGTGAATTACTTTTTCCGTTTGCAAGCCGTATTCCGGAAGGGAAATATACATTTTTAGGAAAGGAATATCAGCTTGGTAAAAACGAGGCTGGTAAAACTAACGCAATACATGGTTTGGTAAGAAAGCAGAAGTTTAATTTTGAAAAACAATCCATTAATCAGGATAGTGCAAGTATAGAATTTTCTTTCCCGTTAAAAGATCTTGAAGGATACCCATTCGACGTAAACTTTTCGGTACTGTATACCTTATTCAGCGATGGCAGATTTACATTAAAATATGAGGCGACGAACACAGGAACAGAACCATGTCCTGCTATGTTCGGCTGGCACCCTTATTTTTTACTTGGAAATGAAATGACTGATGCCTGGAAAATAAATATTCCTTCCGACCATATTGTAGATTTCAACAATAACATGATTCCAATCGGAACAAAACCCTTCAACTATGAACAGCCTATGCTGTTGTACAGGAAGGTTTTGGACAATTGTTTTATAGTAAAATCCGAAACGAAGTCTGCTGTTACGGAATTGATTTCAGACAACCAGCATATAACACTAAGAATTGAACAGGAAACCGGGGAAGGGAAATTTAATTATCTGGTGATTTATACTCCGCCAGCCAAAGATTGTGTCGCAATTGAACCCCTAACAGGAAATGTAGATGCATTTAATAATGGAGAAGGTTTAAATATACTGGCACCAGGAAACAGTATTTCCGGGATTATTACAGTTTCACTTTTTTAA
- a CDS encoding serine kinase — MHYYKAFGLHINSEIELPELSSIEPQALYDLQIKIGPVVLPQLKKTLIYRRGIRAGFGQDNAGILYLNWDGVGNYSATNGNLLILSPLTTDPNLLSLFTVSEALGLILFQRGYFLLHASSVQVGNEAWCFMGSPGAGKSTTAAAFVKMGCKLLSDDLTAIGFNNNGEPMVIPAYPQLKIWEKTVNGLQYDKSELQPVSEGVNKFSYQPKIGFTHEPIRLKEIFFYTKHEIARLFRH, encoded by the coding sequence ATGCATTATTACAAGGCTTTTGGCCTACATATTAATTCCGAAATTGAATTGCCAGAATTAAGTAGTATTGAGCCTCAGGCTTTGTATGATCTTCAAATTAAAATTGGCCCGGTTGTACTTCCCCAATTAAAAAAAACATTAATATACCGCAGAGGAATCAGAGCTGGTTTTGGTCAGGATAATGCAGGAATACTTTATTTGAATTGGGATGGTGTTGGAAATTATAGTGCAACAAATGGTAACTTACTAATATTATCACCGCTTACTACCGACCCTAATTTATTAAGCCTTTTTACAGTCAGCGAAGCTTTGGGACTGATACTATTTCAAAGGGGATATTTCCTTTTACATGCCAGTTCTGTCCAGGTTGGAAATGAAGCCTGGTGTTTTATGGGGAGTCCGGGTGCCGGGAAATCAACAACGGCAGCTGCTTTTGTGAAGATGGGATGTAAGTTATTGAGTGATGATTTAACTGCGATTGGTTTCAATAATAATGGAGAGCCCATGGTTATTCCTGCTTATCCTCAATTGAAAATTTGGGAGAAAACAGTGAATGGACTTCAATATGATAAGTCAGAGTTACAACCTGTTAGTGAGGGGGTTAATAAGTTTTCATATCAGCCTAAGATAGGTTTTACGCACGAACCTATCAGACTAAAGGAAATCTTTTTTTACACAAAGCACGAAATCGCCCGGCTGTTCAGGCATTGA
- a CDS encoding lasso peptide biosynthesis B2 protein: MRYTEKYLARWRHLSGEEKITFLKAALCLIVVKVSLIILPFSTFRKFFHWFCKTATTQDLSQKKIATTVWAVDTAANLLPFSLLCLPRALTAKYLLRKLPSLTLEIGVEINPSKAFEAHAWVERNGSVIIGDWSGSVSYQRLWVWE; this comes from the coding sequence TTGAGATACACCGAAAAATATTTAGCACGATGGCGTCATTTGTCCGGAGAGGAAAAAATTACTTTTCTGAAAGCGGCTTTGTGTTTAATTGTTGTTAAGGTAAGTCTGATTATATTGCCATTTTCTACTTTTCGCAAGTTTTTTCATTGGTTTTGCAAAACTGCTACGACTCAGGATCTTTCACAAAAGAAAATAGCTACGACTGTTTGGGCAGTGGATACGGCAGCTAATCTTTTACCTTTCAGTCTATTGTGTTTACCTCGCGCATTGACTGCAAAATATCTGCTCCGAAAACTCCCATCGTTGACTTTGGAAATTGGTGTTGAAATTAATCCATCAAAAGCTTTCGAAGCCCATGCCTGGGTAGAAAGAAATGGTTCGGTCATTATTGGCGATTGGTCCGGATCTGTTTCTTATCAGAGGCTTTGGGTTTGGGAATAA
- a CDS encoding PqqD family protein encodes MKYQLSSEQIASKVAGETVILNHNKGAYYGLDEVGVFIWDELEKGPQTIDNLRDAVMEEYNIDKETCKTDIELLLKDLVSEKLVEVLK; translated from the coding sequence ATGAAATACCAACTCAGTTCCGAACAAATTGCATCAAAAGTAGCTGGCGAAACCGTAATTTTAAACCATAATAAGGGTGCTTATTACGGGCTTGATGAAGTCGGCGTGTTTATTTGGGATGAACTTGAAAAAGGCCCGCAGACTATTGATAATCTTCGTGATGCAGTTATGGAGGAGTACAACATTGATAAGGAAACCTGTAAAACAGACATTGAACTTTTACTGAAAGATCTGGTTTCTGAAAAACTTGTGGAAGTTTTAAAATAG